One part of the Neodiprion virginianus isolate iyNeoVirg1 chromosome 3, iyNeoVirg1.1, whole genome shotgun sequence genome encodes these proteins:
- the LOC124299538 gene encoding uncharacterized protein LOC124299538, producing MCKKTVLLSNMGRQALTSHMKGRKHEHAARSQNNTFGIGVFLSPKTVDVPKSTTLRLDGSLIANVEKIAEVQETEKTGTISQPSTSTQLESTSLSHILPKQRGIDRFIEKEKVTRAEMIWCLQTLKQ from the exons ATGTGTAAGAAAACCGTGCTGCTGAGCAATATGGGCCGACAGGCTTTAACTAGTCACATGAAAGGACGTAAACACGAACACGCTGCGAGGAGTCAAAACAATACTTTTGGAATCGGAGTATTTCTATCACCGAAAACAGTAGACGTCCCAAAATCTACTACACTTAGACTTG ATGGAAGTTTGATtgcaaatgttgaaaaaatagcCGAAGTACAAGAAACTGAGAAGACAGGAACGATTTCGCAACCAAGCACGTCAACACAACTAGAATCAACGTCCCTCTCGCACATACTACCAAAGCAGCGGGGAATAGATCGTTTCATTGAAAAGGAGAAAGTTACGCGAGCAGAGATGATCTGGTGTCTTCAGACT CTAAAGCAATGA